The following are encoded in a window of Streptomyces griseiscabiei genomic DNA:
- a CDS encoding TetR/AcrR family transcriptional regulator: MVRRNDQRRAALVDAAIEVLAREGARGMTFRAVDAEAAVPVGTSSNYFASRDDLLTQAGARVYERLQPDEATIARQRTAGRDRETYVVLMRELVSRVASFRTGYLALLELRLEATRRPELRKVLTERVRADVDANVAYHEASGLPGDATAVKLLMLTLNWLIVEQLTLPDVFTEAEREQLVTAAVERIVAAEQSGAAG; the protein is encoded by the coding sequence ATGGTGAGACGGAACGACCAGCGGCGCGCTGCCCTCGTGGACGCGGCGATCGAGGTACTGGCCCGGGAAGGCGCACGCGGCATGACGTTCCGCGCCGTCGACGCCGAGGCCGCCGTGCCCGTCGGCACCTCGTCCAACTACTTCGCCAGCCGCGACGACCTGCTCACCCAGGCCGGCGCCCGGGTCTACGAGCGACTCCAGCCCGACGAGGCCACGATCGCCCGCCAGCGGACGGCCGGCCGCGACCGGGAGACCTACGTCGTGCTGATGCGCGAACTCGTGAGCCGCGTCGCCTCCTTCCGCACCGGTTACCTCGCGCTGCTGGAACTCCGACTGGAAGCCACCCGGCGCCCCGAACTGCGCAAGGTCCTCACCGAGCGGGTCAGGGCGGACGTCGACGCCAACGTCGCCTATCACGAGGCGTCCGGCCTCCCCGGCGACGCCACCGCCGTCAAGCTGCTCATGCTGACGCTGAACTGGCTGATCGTCGAACAGCTCACCCTGCCGGACGTGTTCACGGAGGCCGAGCGTGAACAACTGGTGACAGCCGCGGTGGAACGCATCGTGGCGGCGGAGCAGAGCGGAGCAGCGGGGTAG
- a CDS encoding NAD(P)-dependent alcohol dehydrogenase produces MLIQAAVFEEQDGPFLLQDVELDEPEAGEVLVRIAATGICHTDGLARHGDLPFPTPGVLGHEGAGVVTAVGPGVTSVAEGDHVVIGWPWCGECRNCLDGEPRYCARLGELLVGGVRPGTGVSALRRPGGGALHGHFFGQSSFATHALTRATSLVKVPRDVPLDLLGPLACGLSTGAGAVLNTLRPRTGSSLVIYGTGSVGLAAVMAARNSGATTIIAVDRHTSRLELAAELGATHTVNAADTDPVAAVHDICGGPADNALECTGIVSVVRQAADSVGMLGTCALIGGAPAGAEFTLDHLTTLWGKRIVGVLGGGGRSTQLIGALIELYRQGRFPMERLVTWFTFDQIEQALEASYAGDVIKPIVRMPA; encoded by the coding sequence ATGCTCATACAAGCCGCCGTGTTCGAGGAGCAGGACGGCCCGTTCCTGCTTCAGGACGTCGAGTTGGACGAGCCGGAGGCCGGCGAGGTTCTCGTACGGATCGCGGCCACCGGCATCTGCCACACCGACGGCCTGGCGCGTCACGGTGATCTCCCCTTCCCCACCCCGGGGGTGCTCGGCCACGAGGGCGCGGGCGTCGTGACCGCGGTGGGTCCCGGTGTCACGTCGGTGGCGGAGGGCGACCACGTCGTGATCGGCTGGCCCTGGTGCGGCGAGTGCCGCAACTGCCTGGACGGCGAACCCCGTTACTGCGCCCGGCTCGGCGAACTCCTCGTCGGCGGAGTCCGGCCGGGGACCGGGGTCTCCGCCCTGCGGCGCCCCGGCGGCGGCGCCCTCCATGGACACTTCTTCGGCCAGTCCTCGTTCGCCACACACGCCCTGACCCGGGCCACCAGCCTGGTGAAGGTCCCCCGCGACGTCCCGCTCGACCTGCTCGGCCCCCTCGCCTGCGGGCTGTCCACCGGAGCCGGCGCCGTGCTGAACACCCTGCGCCCGCGGACCGGCTCCAGTCTGGTGATCTACGGCACCGGATCGGTAGGACTCGCCGCGGTCATGGCGGCCCGCAACAGCGGCGCGACCACGATCATCGCGGTGGACCGGCACACCTCCCGGCTGGAGCTGGCGGCGGAACTCGGCGCCACACACACCGTGAACGCCGCCGACACGGACCCCGTCGCCGCTGTGCACGACATCTGTGGCGGGCCCGCCGACAACGCCCTGGAGTGCACCGGCATCGTCTCCGTCGTACGCCAGGCCGCGGACTCCGTCGGCATGCTCGGCACTTGCGCGCTCATCGGCGGCGCCCCGGCCGGAGCCGAATTCACCCTCGACCACCTCACCACCCTGTGGGGCAAGCGCATCGTCGGCGTCCTCGGCGGCGGCGGTCGCAGCACCCAACTCATCGGCGCGCTCATCGAGTTGTACCGCCAGGGCCGCTTCCCCATGGAACGCCTCGTCACCTGGTTCACCTTCGACCAGATCGAGCAGGCCCTGGAGGCGTCGTACGCCGGCGATGTCATCAAGCCCATCGTCCGCATGCCCGCCTGA
- a CDS encoding aldehyde dehydrogenase family protein encodes MSVTRDLHIGGKDVPALSGRTAEDINPYTGEVYATVAAAGPEDVARAVDAADAAFTEWAALAPFARRAIFLKAADLLDGRAEQVAEIMAHEAGGTRPWAFFNVALAANILREAAAAITAPRGEVLSAQKEGALGLAVREPLGVVAAFAPWNAPVILGVRAVAAPLAAGNTVVVKPSEDAPIACGLLVADVLREAGLPDGVLNVVTNAREDAAGIAEALIADPRVRAVNFTGSTGVGRIIGTHAAKHLKPAVLELGGKNAVIVLDDADVDYAVDAVTFSVFMNSGQICMSGDRVLVHESLAEEFTRKFTAKVASLQTGDPARPSTVVGPLVTASAAHRVAALVEDAVAKGATVLTGGGRPEGAVHPATVLTGVPKEADLYYAEAFGPVCVVETFTDDDTAAAVANDTDNGLTCGIITENATHGLAVARRVRTGIVHINDQSVADEPHAPFGGVKASGYGRFGGRWGVEAFSNTRWVTIATQQAHYPF; translated from the coding sequence ATGTCTGTCACCCGCGACCTCCACATCGGTGGCAAGGACGTCCCCGCCCTCTCCGGCCGCACCGCCGAGGACATCAACCCCTACACCGGCGAGGTCTACGCGACCGTCGCCGCGGCCGGCCCCGAGGACGTCGCCCGGGCCGTGGACGCCGCCGACGCGGCGTTCACCGAATGGGCCGCGCTCGCGCCGTTCGCCCGCCGCGCGATCTTCCTCAAGGCCGCCGACCTGCTGGACGGACGTGCCGAGCAGGTGGCCGAGATCATGGCCCACGAAGCCGGCGGTACCCGGCCCTGGGCGTTCTTCAACGTGGCGCTGGCAGCGAACATCCTGCGTGAGGCGGCGGCCGCGATCACCGCCCCGCGCGGTGAGGTCCTCAGCGCGCAGAAGGAAGGCGCGCTGGGTCTGGCCGTGCGGGAACCACTGGGCGTGGTCGCGGCATTCGCGCCGTGGAACGCGCCGGTCATCCTCGGCGTCCGGGCCGTCGCCGCACCGCTGGCCGCCGGCAACACGGTCGTCGTCAAGCCCAGCGAGGACGCGCCGATCGCCTGCGGACTGCTCGTCGCGGACGTACTGCGCGAGGCAGGGCTGCCCGACGGGGTGCTCAACGTGGTCACCAACGCGCGCGAGGACGCCGCCGGGATCGCCGAGGCGCTGATCGCCGATCCCCGGGTGCGTGCCGTGAACTTCACCGGCTCCACCGGAGTCGGCCGGATCATCGGCACCCACGCGGCGAAGCACCTCAAGCCGGCCGTGCTCGAACTGGGCGGCAAGAACGCGGTGATCGTCCTCGACGACGCGGACGTGGACTACGCCGTCGACGCCGTCACCTTCAGCGTGTTCATGAACTCCGGGCAGATCTGCATGTCCGGCGACCGCGTTCTCGTGCACGAGTCACTGGCCGAGGAGTTCACCCGGAAGTTCACCGCCAAGGTCGCCTCCCTCCAGACCGGGGACCCCGCCCGCCCCAGCACCGTGGTGGGCCCGCTGGTCACCGCCTCCGCGGCACACCGCGTCGCCGCTCTGGTGGAGGACGCGGTCGCCAAGGGCGCCACCGTGCTGACCGGCGGAGGACGCCCTGAGGGCGCGGTGCACCCGGCGACCGTGCTCACCGGCGTCCCCAAGGAGGCGGACCTGTACTACGCGGAGGCCTTCGGCCCGGTCTGCGTCGTCGAGACGTTCACCGACGACGACACCGCCGCAGCCGTCGCCAACGACACCGACAACGGTCTGACCTGCGGCATCATCACCGAGAACGCCACCCACGGACTGGCCGTCGCCCGCCGCGTCCGTACCGGCATCGTGCACATCAACGACCAGTCCGTGGCCGACGAGCCGCACGCGCCCTTCGGGGGCGTCAAGGCCTCCGGGTACGGCCGGTTCGGGGGACGGTGGGGTGTGGAGGCCTTCTCCAACACCCGCTGGGTGACGATCGCGACCCAGCAGGCCCACTACCCCTTCTGA
- a CDS encoding IclR family transcriptional regulator yields the protein MTSRTPPSASDEPPKGAAAGFSQSLERGLLILSSFSENRPVLGISDLGRTVGLNRSTTYRYVATLAKLGYLRQDPDSRKYSLGPRVVDLGFAAINSMEITRVAGPFLQALSDGTGYTVSMAVLDGPDIVYVDRRRSARAGAFAMGLHLHVGSRLPAYCTSMGKVLLAHQEPAVLRDLVDRTDLARRGPKTITAREQLMVALARVRRTGFALNDEELAPGLRSLAAPVRDRSGVVVAAVNIAMHLTVWNASVESVMPRLEAPLRRATTEISTRLGHRPQP from the coding sequence ATGACCTCACGGACACCGCCGTCGGCATCCGACGAGCCTCCGAAGGGGGCCGCCGCGGGGTTCTCCCAGTCGCTGGAACGCGGGCTGCTGATCCTCTCCTCGTTCAGCGAGAATCGCCCCGTGCTGGGCATTTCCGACCTGGGGCGCACGGTCGGCCTCAATCGCAGTACCACCTACCGGTACGTGGCCACACTCGCCAAACTCGGCTATCTGCGACAAGATCCGGACTCCCGGAAGTACTCCCTGGGGCCCAGGGTCGTCGACCTCGGCTTCGCGGCGATCAACTCCATGGAGATCACCCGTGTCGCCGGGCCGTTCCTCCAGGCCCTGTCGGACGGGACGGGGTACACCGTGAGCATGGCCGTGCTCGACGGCCCGGACATCGTGTACGTCGACCGGCGGCGCAGCGCTCGCGCGGGCGCCTTCGCCATGGGGCTCCATCTGCATGTCGGCTCCCGACTGCCGGCCTACTGCACCTCGATGGGCAAGGTCCTGCTGGCACACCAGGAGCCGGCCGTACTGCGTGACCTGGTCGATCGCACCGATCTCGCCCGGCGGGGGCCGAAGACGATCACCGCGCGGGAACAGCTCATGGTCGCGCTGGCACGCGTCCGGCGTACTGGGTTCGCGCTGAACGACGAGGAACTCGCGCCCGGGCTGCGGTCGCTGGCCGCACCGGTGAGGGACCGCTCCGGCGTGGTGGTGGCCGCGGTCAACATCGCGATGCACCTCACGGTGTGGAACGCCTCGGTGGAATCCGTCATGCCACGCCTGGAAGCCCCCTTGCGGCGCGCCACGACGGAGATCTCCACCCGGCTCGGTCATCGGCCCCAGCCATGA
- a CDS encoding glutaredoxin domain-containing protein — translation MMRIWIPPTLLALSGAALATGQFLRGSPGSGGVLLLVFLTLAGITSPLIFPRSIGAREAERRSAADGRPIVYWRPGCPFCMRLRLRLGRGARRAHWVNIWRDPEGAAAVRAANDGNETVPTVVVAGRPHTNPDPAWVRERLSPTT, via the coding sequence ATGATGCGCATTTGGATCCCGCCGACGCTGCTCGCACTCAGCGGCGCAGCCCTCGCGACCGGGCAGTTCCTGAGGGGAAGCCCCGGCTCGGGCGGGGTGCTCCTGCTGGTGTTCCTCACACTCGCCGGCATCACCTCACCCCTGATCTTCCCGAGGTCGATCGGTGCACGGGAGGCGGAGCGCCGCAGCGCGGCCGACGGCCGACCGATCGTCTACTGGCGTCCCGGCTGCCCGTTCTGCATGCGACTGCGCCTCCGGCTGGGCCGCGGGGCCCGCCGGGCGCACTGGGTCAACATCTGGCGTGACCCGGAAGGAGCCGCGGCGGTGCGGGCGGCCAACGACGGCAACGAGACCGTGCCGACCGTCGTCGTGGCGGGCCGGCCCCACACCAACCCCGATCCCGCATGGGTGCGCGAACGCCTCTCCCCCACGACGTGA
- a CDS encoding aldehyde dehydrogenase family protein, with amino-acid sequence MSVPDPTATDTGRPARPVTVRHHIGGAWTEPLGGGTYPDHDPWTGAVMATVAAGDAEDARRAADAAQAAFAGWAEALPAERQGILLRAGDILDRRREEVVDLLTRETGCGRHYATVQVDFGVALLRQAAGLPYAAVGQVLPSDIPGTRALAVRRPVGVVAAIAPWNASLVLSGRSVVGPIALGNTVVLKPSEESPLTGGTLWAEIFAEAGLPPGVLNVITHAPGDAGAIADALLSHPSVRRVNFTGSTPTGRRLAETAGRHLKRVVLQLSGQNPLLVLADADLSYAVDAAIYGAFVHQGQVCMCARRIYVERPIAEEFTHRFTKKAAALPVGDPHDPRTVVGPVINKWALSLLERRVEEAVSMGARLLTGGVAAPPCYPPTVLTDVPEDAELAFDETFGPVVILETVDDADHAVERANASRYGLTAGVLTGGAHRGLDIARRLQAGTVHVNDQPVNDEPNMPFGGVKDSGWGRFGTGFAAEEFTELRWITLRGEPRDFPF; translated from the coding sequence GTGAGCGTTCCCGACCCCACGGCGACGGACACGGGCCGACCGGCTCGTCCGGTCACGGTGCGCCACCACATCGGTGGCGCGTGGACCGAACCGCTGGGTGGCGGAACCTACCCCGATCACGATCCGTGGACCGGAGCCGTCATGGCGACGGTCGCCGCGGGGGACGCGGAGGACGCCCGCCGGGCGGCGGACGCCGCCCAGGCGGCCTTCGCCGGATGGGCCGAGGCGCTGCCCGCCGAGCGACAGGGGATCCTCCTGCGCGCGGGCGACATCCTCGACCGCCGCCGCGAGGAGGTCGTCGACCTGCTGACGAGGGAGACGGGCTGCGGCCGCCACTACGCCACGGTGCAGGTGGACTTCGGCGTCGCGTTGCTCCGACAGGCCGCCGGACTTCCCTACGCCGCCGTCGGACAGGTGTTGCCCTCGGACATCCCCGGGACCCGGGCGCTCGCCGTCCGCCGGCCCGTCGGAGTCGTCGCCGCCATCGCCCCGTGGAACGCCTCCCTGGTGCTGTCCGGACGTAGCGTCGTCGGCCCGATCGCCCTCGGCAACACGGTGGTCCTCAAGCCGTCGGAGGAGTCCCCCCTCACCGGAGGCACCCTCTGGGCGGAGATCTTCGCCGAGGCCGGGCTCCCGCCGGGCGTCCTCAACGTGATCACCCATGCTCCCGGCGATGCCGGCGCCATCGCGGACGCGCTCCTCTCCCACCCCTCGGTGCGTCGCGTCAACTTCACCGGCTCCACGCCCACCGGCCGTCGGCTGGCCGAGACCGCCGGCCGCCACCTCAAGCGCGTCGTCCTCCAGCTCAGCGGCCAGAACCCGCTGCTCGTCCTCGCCGACGCCGACCTGTCCTACGCGGTCGACGCCGCGATCTACGGCGCGTTCGTGCACCAGGGACAGGTGTGCATGTGCGCCCGCCGGATCTACGTCGAGCGACCGATCGCGGAGGAGTTCACACACCGCTTCACCAAGAAGGCGGCCGCGCTGCCCGTCGGAGACCCGCACGATCCGCGCACCGTGGTCGGGCCGGTGATCAACAAGTGGGCGCTGTCCCTCCTGGAGCGCCGTGTCGAGGAGGCCGTCTCGATGGGCGCCCGCCTCCTGACCGGGGGAGTGGCCGCACCGCCCTGCTACCCGCCCACCGTCCTGACGGACGTCCCCGAGGACGCAGAACTCGCCTTCGACGAGACCTTCGGCCCGGTCGTGATCCTGGAGACGGTCGACGACGCCGACCACGCGGTGGAACGCGCGAACGCCTCCCGCTACGGGTTGACCGCGGGTGTGCTGACCGGCGGCGCCCATCGTGGGCTGGACATCGCCCGCCGCCTCCAGGCGGGGACAGTGCACGTCAACGATCAACCCGTCAACGACGAACCGAACATGCCCTTCGGTGGCGTGAAGGACAGTGGCTGGGGCCGCTTCGGCACGGGCTTCGCGGCGGAGGAGTTCACCGAACTCCGCTGGATCACACTGCGCGGAGAGCCCCGCGACTTCCCGTTCTGA
- a CDS encoding pentapeptide repeat-containing protein, producing MRADVSEVCQSAAERLAGPDIDAHRAALRELEVLAQEHPAQRRPVADVVCRYLRGAVGRCGGSSVGLGAEAAAASPTAAADAAAALLANLARRRPVTDEAPTIDLDIDLTGAVLPDVDFSGCRFGRVRCADAHFRGAGVFDGARFAGEALFERAVFEGDACFTGVRFGDTAVFGRTRFRAGADFTGARFQGTAWFGRGEEALPEDEAAWEEVETWRPVAWDERGEDDPLWPLAVLEEDYQSWEEGGDGARFSGRVSFADVRFERAAWFWKARFGGAALFQRAVFGGRVHLVQPTVDLTGARLSGTTHAEEQVWPLGWTSAAPEAEKASHRHLIPDESVAPYHRHLADADPEVRLTGLRILGELGDTDPRFRQRVVDHVCAYLRTPPAFDVTSDVFALTPSQFGEARTRRDAQRLLADRTRPAADRPFWEDIRLRLSGATLVDFDASGCRLAHGDFTGTQFHGRTSFAGASFGEVSFSLPHTREGRASFHGPADFSGARLSHWMLRHCVFHTDDSVRATGAAQDLVRMLLGARGTSAPADVTTGFRKALLTAGSETPDNLACVEHLEYGTVPGPPYAPERERAGLRIAGTDILVSDVAARIEDSPVPPSVAEHFPELTPERWSAATRVITLLLGALEAD from the coding sequence ATGCGGGCGGACGTCTCCGAGGTGTGTCAGTCTGCCGCCGAGCGCTTGGCCGGGCCGGACATCGACGCACACCGCGCCGCGTTGCGGGAGTTGGAGGTACTGGCCCAGGAGCATCCCGCGCAGCGGCGCCCCGTGGCCGACGTCGTGTGCCGCTACCTGCGGGGCGCGGTCGGGAGATGTGGCGGCAGTTCCGTCGGCCTGGGGGCGGAGGCAGCGGCTGCATCGCCCACGGCCGCGGCCGATGCGGCCGCTGCGTTGCTCGCCAACCTGGCACGCCGACGTCCGGTCACGGACGAGGCCCCAACAATCGACCTCGACATCGACCTCACCGGCGCGGTACTGCCGGACGTCGACTTCAGCGGCTGTCGTTTCGGGCGGGTCCGCTGCGCGGACGCCCACTTCCGTGGCGCGGGTGTGTTCGACGGCGCTCGCTTCGCCGGGGAAGCCCTGTTCGAGAGGGCGGTCTTCGAGGGCGACGCGTGCTTCACGGGTGTCCGGTTCGGTGACACGGCTGTGTTCGGGCGTACGAGGTTCCGGGCGGGCGCCGACTTCACGGGCGCCCGCTTCCAGGGGACGGCCTGGTTCGGCCGGGGCGAGGAGGCGCTGCCCGAGGACGAGGCGGCGTGGGAGGAGGTCGAGACATGGCGTCCCGTCGCCTGGGACGAGCGCGGCGAGGACGACCCGCTCTGGCCCCTGGCCGTGCTGGAGGAGGACTACCAGAGCTGGGAGGAGGGCGGCGACGGGGCACGGTTCAGCGGCCGGGTGTCGTTCGCTGACGTCCGGTTCGAGAGGGCCGCCTGGTTCTGGAAGGCGCGCTTCGGCGGTGCGGCGCTGTTCCAGCGGGCCGTCTTCGGTGGACGGGTCCATCTTGTGCAGCCTACGGTCGACCTCACCGGCGCCAGGCTCTCCGGAACCACCCATGCCGAGGAACAGGTCTGGCCCCTCGGCTGGACCTCGGCAGCGCCGGAGGCCGAGAAGGCGAGCCACAGGCACCTGATCCCCGACGAGTCCGTCGCTCCGTACCACCGCCATCTCGCCGACGCCGACCCCGAGGTCCGTCTCACGGGACTGCGCATCCTCGGCGAACTCGGGGACACCGACCCCCGGTTCAGGCAGCGTGTGGTGGACCACGTCTGCGCGTATCTGCGGACGCCGCCCGCTTTCGACGTCACCTCCGACGTCTTCGCGCTCACCCCCTCCCAGTTCGGCGAAGCACGAACCCGGCGGGACGCTCAGCGGCTGCTCGCCGACCGTACGCGCCCCGCCGCCGACCGGCCCTTCTGGGAGGACATACGTCTACGGCTCTCCGGAGCCACACTGGTCGACTTCGACGCGAGCGGATGCCGGCTGGCTCACGGGGACTTCACTGGTACGCAGTTCCACGGCAGGACGTCGTTCGCGGGCGCCTCGTTCGGCGAGGTGTCGTTCAGCCTGCCCCACACGCGGGAGGGGCGCGCCTCCTTCCACGGCCCGGCCGACTTCTCCGGTGCGCGGCTCTCCCACTGGATGCTGCGGCACTGCGTCTTCCACACGGACGACTCCGTACGCGCGACCGGAGCCGCCCAGGATCTGGTCCGGATGCTGCTGGGAGCCAGGGGCACCTCGGCCCCCGCCGACGTCACCACCGGCTTCCGGAAGGCACTCCTGACGGCCGGTTCGGAGACCCCCGACAATCTCGCCTGCGTCGAGCACCTGGAGTACGGCACGGTGCCGGGGCCCCCGTACGCCCCTGAGCGGGAGAGGGCAGGGCTGAGGATCGCCGGCACCGACATCCTGGTCTCCGACGTGGCGGCGCGGATCGAGGACTCCCCCGTCCCGCCCTCCGTCGCCGAGCACTTTCCCGAACTCACCCCGGAGCGATGGTCCGCCGCCACCCGCGTCATCACCCTTCTCCTGGGCGCACTCGAAGCGGACTGA
- a CDS encoding dihydrofolate reductase family protein: MRKLVYYVGVSLDGRIAGPGGEFDFFPQGDQQQATAYAAWTNALYPETVPTAYRAAAGVADAPNRRFDTVVMGLGSYRPALDNGITSPYAHLRQYVVSSTLAPDTDPAVTVVPGDPLALVRELKGETGTGLDIWLCGGGRLAGTLLPEIDELLIKTYPVVAGAGIPVVDGAFDPTAFDVAERTAFPNGVTLTRLTRP; the protein is encoded by the coding sequence ATGCGAAAGCTCGTCTATTACGTCGGCGTCTCGCTCGACGGCCGCATCGCCGGCCCCGGCGGCGAGTTCGACTTCTTCCCGCAGGGCGACCAGCAGCAGGCCACCGCCTACGCGGCCTGGACGAACGCGCTGTACCCGGAGACCGTCCCGACCGCCTACCGCGCTGCCGCCGGTGTCGCCGACGCGCCCAACCGGCGTTTCGACACCGTCGTGATGGGCCTCGGAAGCTACCGCCCCGCCCTCGACAACGGGATCACCAGCCCGTACGCGCATCTGCGCCAGTACGTGGTGTCCAGCACCCTCGCGCCGGACACCGACCCGGCCGTCACCGTCGTGCCGGGCGATCCGCTCGCCCTCGTCCGCGAACTCAAGGGCGAGACGGGCACCGGCCTGGACATCTGGCTCTGCGGGGGCGGCCGGCTCGCGGGCACCCTGTTGCCCGAGATCGACGAACTGCTGATCAAGACCTACCCGGTCGTGGCCGGTGCCGGAATCCCGGTGGTCGACGGCGCCTTCGACCCCACCGCCTTCGACGTCGCAGAGCGCACCGCCTTCCCCAACGGTGTCACCCTCACCCGCCTCACCCGCCCCTAG